The following proteins come from a genomic window of Chaetodon auriga isolate fChaAug3 chromosome 16, fChaAug3.hap1, whole genome shotgun sequence:
- the mpg gene encoding DNA-3-methyladenine glycosylase — MLSLKLSRGNVMAGRKRKMLSLTVASAPVKAVNKHEDGTDLKLKASPAKLEKISQCEDARSVESERSHYFIKNEPLQRQREDFFNQSCISLAKALLGKVLVRRCADGTELRGRIVETEAYPGGEDKASHSAGGKRTARNTAMFMKPGTIYVYPIYGIYLCMNVSSEGEGAAVLLRSLEPLQGQPIMRQLRAARRKEGARQLKDKELCNGPSKLCQALDIPRCFDRRDLASDPEVWLERDPNTSPAEPHNIVSAPRIGIESHGEWAKKPWRFYLRGHSCVSVVNKEAERQSPCGNEISDLAPSEAQSDTGQHNVKRT, encoded by the exons ATGTTGTCTTTGAAGCTGTCCCGCGGTAACGTTATGGCAGGGAGAAAACGAAAGATGCTATCATTGACAGTAGCATCAGCACCTGTAAAAGCAGTAAACAAACATGAGGATGGGACTGACTTGAAATTGAAGGCTTCGCCTGCCAAGCTGGAGAAGATCAGTCAGTGTGAAGATGCTCGAAGTGTTGAGTCGGAGCGAAGTCATTATTTCATCAAGAATGAGCcgctgcaaagacaaagagaggattTCTTCAACCAGTCTTGCATCAGTTTGGCTAAAGCACTGCTCGGCAAG GTGTTGGTCCGCAGGTGTGCAGATGGTACTGAGCTGCGAGGGAGAATAGTGGAAACTGAAGCCTACCCTGGGGGGGAGGACAAAGCCTCACATTCAGCAGGAGGCAAACGCACTGCGAGGAACACAGCCATGTTCATGAAGCCTGGCACCATCTATGTGTATCCAATCTATGGCATCTACCTCTGTATGAACGTGTCTAGTGAAG GGGAGGGTGCTGCCGTGCTGCTGCGCTCCCTTGAGCCCCTGCAGGGTCAGCCCATCATGAGGCAGCTTAGGGCAGCCAGACGCAAAGAGGGAGCCCGTCAACTGAAGGACAAAGAGCTCTGCAACGGGCCCTCAAAGCTATGCCAGGCTCTGGATATACCCCGCTGTTTTGACCGGCGAGACCTGGCCTCGGACCCTGAGGTGTGGCTGGAGAGGGACCCCAACACAAGTCCAGCAGAACCCCACAATATAGTGTCAGCCCCACGCATCGGAATTGAGTCCCACGGGGAATGGGCCAAGAAGCCGTGGCGGTTTTATCTTCGTGGGCACTCCTGTGTTAGCGTAGTGaataaagaggcagaaagacagtCTCCCTGTGGAAATGAAATAAGTGATTTAGCTCCCTCAGAAGCGCAGTCTGACACAGGACAGCACAATGTCAAAAGGACTTAA